Proteins encoded by one window of Glycine soja cultivar W05 chromosome 15, ASM419377v2, whole genome shotgun sequence:
- the LOC114385815 gene encoding protein PAT1 homolog 1-like — MLDMDGFGGGGGVGGAPNAENLRGLGNVSSEGAVFDASQYAFFSKEAVQEVELGGLEDDGCLPTVESNEEFFFNREEAEDVKSLSDIDDLTTTFWKLNKVVSGPRSAGVIGERGSRENSTSEWSQREDSFNWYDQNAYDSEGSTDGKRWSSQPHSSLAHLHDSKPLYRTSSYPEQQRQEQHYHLQHCSSEPVPNWLDQHFCDAETAHDHDGKRWSSQPHSSVAHLQESKPLYRTSSYPEKQQELPRFSSEPILVPKSSFTSYPPPGGLSQLGSPSHSTGHLNIPYHTGAAQMALSSQNRSHLSNSALQSSALNLGSHFGGNTRQFPTGSHLNQRIQNQLVNQAGLYPGDHSNLLNNMLQQQLHLHNGSVSPHLMTQLQQQQHRLHHPGQRSAGYLSGFQSHLFNPHPSSGSSVISKYEHMHGIADGRDHRSKSTHKGKHSLRFSLHGSDAGSQKSDSGSFQFRSKYMTSDEIESILRMQHAVTHSNDPYVDDYYHQACLAKKTSVAKLKHPFCPSQIREYPPRSRANTEPHSFVQIDALGRVSFSSIRRPRPLLEVDPPNTSASSDQKISEKPLEQEPRFAARVTIEDGLCLLLDVDDIDRYLQLNQPQDSGTHLRRRRQVLLEGLATSLQLVDPLGKNGHKVGLAAKDDLVFLRLVSLPKGRKLLAKYLQLLPPGSELMRIVCMTIFRHLRFLFGGLPSDPAASETTNNLAKVVCQCVRGMDLGALSACLAAVVCSAEQPPLRPIGSTSGDGASLILISVLERATELLTDPHAACNFNMGNRSFWQASFDEFFGLLTKYCMNKYHSIMQSMLIQSTSDVDDIGPDAAKSIGREMPVELLRASLPHTDERQRKLLLDFAQRSIPVVGFNSNTGGSGSHVNSETVLS, encoded by the exons ATGCTGGATATGGATGGGTTTGGAGGTGGGGGTGGTGTTGGTGGCGCTCCCAACGCAGAGAATCTTAGGGGATTGGGGAATGTTTCCTCAG AAGGTGCAGTTTTTGACGCATCACAATATGCATTCTTCAGTAAAGAAGCTGTCCAGGAAGTTGAGTTGGGAGGGTTAGAAGACGATGGCTGTTTGCCTACTGTTGAATCTAATGAGGAGTTCTTTTTCAACAGAGAAGAg GCTGAGGATGTAAAGTCTCTTTCTGATATTGATGATCTTACTACCACTTTTTGGAAG TTGAACAAGGTTGTGAGTGGACCAAGGAGTGCAGGTGTTATTGGTGAACGGGGATCAAGAGAAA ATTCTACTTCTGAATGGTCACAAAGGGAAGATAGTTTTAACTGGTATGATCAGAATGCTTATGATAGTGAAGGTTCTACAGATGGCAAAAGATGGTCATCACAGCCTCATTCTTCCCTAGCCCATTTACATGATTCAAAGCCCTTGTACAGAACATCTTCATATCCTGAGCAGCAAAGGCAGGAGCAACACTACCACCTCCAACATTGCTCTAGTGAACCAGTTCCTAACTGGCTTGATCAGCATTTTTGCGACGCAGAAACTGCTCATGATCATGATGGCAAACGATGGTCATCGCAGCCACATTCCTCTGTTGCACATTTACAAGAATCAAAGCCCTTGTACAGAACATCTTCATATCCTGAAAAACAGCAGGAGCTTCCTCGTTTTTCTAGTGAACCAATTTTGGTACCAAAGTCTTCATTTACTTCTTATCCTCCCCCTGGTGGTCTATCTCAGCTGGGTTCTCCAAGCCATAGTACAGGACACTTGAACATTCCTTATCATACTGGAGCAGCTCAGATGGCGCTATCATCTCAAAATCGTTCTCATTTATCCAATTCTGCACTACAGTCAAGTGCATTAAATCTTGGGTCACATTTTGGTGGAAACACACGCCAATTTCCTACTGGTTCCCATCTTAATCAGCGTATACAGAATCAATTGGTCAACCAGGCAGGGTTGTATCCTGGAGATCATTCAAATCTCCTTAATAATATGTTACAGCAACAATTACACCTTCATAATGGATCGGTATCTCCTCACTTGATGACTCAATTACAACAGCAGCAGCATAGACTGCATCATCCTGGTCAGCGATCTGCAGGCTACTTATCTGGCTTCCAGTCCCATTTATTCAATCCCCACCCTTCCTCTGGCTCATCTGTAATTAGCAAATATGAACATATGCATGGAATCGCCGATGGTAGAGATCATAGAtcaaaatcaactcataaagGTAAACATAGTCTTCGTTTTTCCCTACATGGTTCTGATGCCGGTAGCCAAAAGAGTGACAGTGGTTCATTTCAGTTTCGTTCCAAGTATATGACAAGTGATGAAATAGAAAGCATTCTCAGAATGCAACATGCTGTGACTCATAGTAATGACCCATATGTAGATGACTATTACCACCAAGCTTGTCTGGCAAAAAAAACTTCTGTGGCTAAGTTAAAACATCCATTTTGCCCAAGCCAAATAAGGGAATATCCTCCACGATCCCGTGCTAATACTGAGCCACATTCATTTGTTCAGATTGATGCCCTAGGGAgagtttcattttcttctattcgTCGTCCTCGCCCTCTTCTTGAGGTTGACCCTCCAAACACTTCTGCTAGCTCTGATCAAAAGATTTCAGAGAAGCCCCTTGAGCAGGAACCTAGGTTTGCTGCAAGAGTCACAATTGAGGATGGTCTTTGTCTTCTTCTTGATGTGGATGATATTGATCGTTACCTACAGTTGAATCAGCCACAAGATAGTGGAACACATTTAAGACGAAGAAGGCAAGTCCTGTTGGAAGGACTAGCAACTTCACTTCAACTTGTTGATCCACTGGGAAAGAATGGACACAAAGTTGGGCTTGCTGCTAAGGATGATCTTGTTTTCTTAAGGTTGGTATCTCTTCCCAAGGGACGTAAGCTCCTTGCAAAGTATCTTCAGTTGCTTCCTCCTGGCAGTGAGCTTATGAGGATAGTCTGCATGACCATATTTCGTCATTTAAGATTCTTATTTGGTGGTCTCCCCTCAGATCCGGCAGCTTCAGAGACTACAAATAACCTTGCCAAGGTTGTTTGCCAATGTGTCCGAGGAATGGATCTTGGTGCTCTTAGTGCCTGCCTTGCTGCAGTTGTTTGTTCTGCAGAGCAGCCTCCTCTACGCCCCATTGGAAGCACTTCTGGAGATGGTGCTTCCcttattttaatttccgttCTTGAGAGGGCTACTGAACTTCTAACTGATCCACATGCTGCTTGCAACTTCAACATGGGTAATCGTTCATTTTGGCAGGCctcatttgatgaattttttgGCCTTCTCACCAAGTATTGCATGAATAAATATCATAGTATCATGCAATCCATGCTTATACAAAGTACCTCTGATGTGGATGACATTGGCCCAGATGCTGCCAAATCTATTGGTAGAGAAATGCCTGTTGAACTCTTGCGTGCTAGTCTCCCTCACACTGACGAGCGCCAGAGGAAGTTATTGCTGGATTTTGCGCAACGTTCCATTCCTGTGGTAGGATTTAACAGCAACACTGGGGGTAGTGGCAGTCATGTGAACTCAGAAACAGTGCTAAGTTGA
- the LOC114387411 gene encoding protein NARROW LEAF 1-like: protein MERTRLNMRGRCSGSTPSEESALDLERNCCSHSNLPSLSPPTLQPFASAGQHCESSAAYFSWPSRLNDAAEERANYFLNLQKEVLPETLGRLPKGHQATTLLELMTIRAFHSKILRCYSLGTAIGFRIRRGVLTDIPAILVFVSRKVHKQWLSPIQCLPTALEGPGGVWCDVDVVEFSYFGAPEPVSKEQLYTEIVDDLRGGDPCIGSGSQVASQETYGTLGAIVKSQTGSRQVGFLTNRHVAVDLDYPNQKMFHPLPPTLGPGVYLGAVERATSFITDELWYGIFAGINPETFVRADGAFIPFADDFDMSTVTTSVRGVGDIGDVKIIDLQAPISSLIGKQVVKVGRSSGLTTGVVLAYALEYNDEKGICFLTDLLVVGENQQTFDLEGDSGSLIMLKGDNGEKPRPIGIIWGGTANRGRLKLKVGQPPENWTSGVDLGRLLNLLELDLITTDEGLQVAVQEQRAVSATVIGSTVGDSSPPDGVLPKDKAEDKYEPLGLQIQSIPLGVVPSSQDMKPSIMETEFKLEDGIKVGPSIEHQFIPSFIGRSPLHKNSIQDRTATENLSSLRNNCDEDLCVSLQLGDNEAKRRRSEASTSTEEPQ, encoded by the exons ATGGAGCGCACCAGGCTAAACATGAGAGGTCGTTGCTCTGGTTCGACTCCCTCAGAAGAATCTGCTTTGGATCTTGAAAGAAACTGTTGCAGTCATTCTAATCTGCCTTCACTTAGTCCTCCGACGCTTCAACCCTTTGCTTCAGCTGGGCAGCATTGTGAGAGCAGTGCTGCTTACTTCTCATGGCCAAGCCGCTTGAATGATGCTGCTGAAGAGAGagcaaactattttttaaatctacaaAAGGAGGTGCTACCTGAAACCCTTGGTCGTCTGCCAAAGGGGCATCAGGCAACCACATTACTTGAACTCATGACAATCAGGGCATTTCACAGCAAGATACTTCGTTGTTACAGCCTTGGAACAGCTATTGGTTTTCGAATACGGCGAGGTGTATTAACAGATATTCCTGCCATTCTAGTGTTCGTTTCCAGGAAAGTTCACAAGCAGTGGCTCAGTCCAATCCAGTGTCTACCTACTGCTCTTGAG GGGCCTGGTGGAGTATGGTGTGATGTGGATGTGGTGGAATTCTCGTATTTTGGTGCACCAGAGCCAGTTTCAAAAGAGCAGCTGTACACAGAGATCGTAGATGACTTGCGTGGGGGCGATCCATGCATTGGTTCAGGATCTCAG GTGGCAAGCCAAGAGACATATGGAACTTTGGGTGCCATCGTGAAAAGCCAAACTGGCAGTCGGCAAGTTGGTTTTCTCACAAATCGTCATGTTGCAGTCGACCTAGATTATCCGAACCAAAAGATGTTTCATCCTCTTCCACCGACTTTGGGGCCTGGGGTTTATCTTGGTGCAGTAGAAAGAGCAACTTCATTTATAACGGATGAGCTTTGGTATGGTATATTTGCTGGAATAAACCCAG AGACTTTTGTGAGAGCTGATGGTGCATTCATTCCTTTTGCTGATGACTTTGACATGTCCACTGTTACTACTTCAGTGAGGGGTGTTGGAGATATTGGTGACGTGAAAATAATTGATCTACAGGCTCCAATTAGTAGCCTTATTGGAAAACAAGTGGTGAAGGTTGGAAGAAGCTCTGGCTTGACCACGGGAGTAGTTTTGGCTTATGCCCTAGAGTACAATGATGAGAAAGGTATATGCTTTCTGACGGATCTTCTTGTTGTTGGTGAGAACCAACAAACTTTTGACCTTGAAGGAGACAGTGGAAGTCTCATCATGTTAAAAGGTGACAATGGTGAGAAACCGCGACCAATTGGGATAATATGGGGAGGAACTGCTAACAGAGGCCGCCTTAAGTTAAAAGTTGGGCAACCTCCTGAGAATTGGACTAGTGGGGTGGATCTAGGGCGTCTTCTCAATCTACTTGAACTTGATCTGATAACGACTGATGAAGGACTTCAAG TGGCAGTGCAAGAACAAAGAGCTGTGTCAGCCACAGTAATTGGCTCTACAGTCGGTGATTCCTCACCTCCTGATGGTGTACTTCCAAAAGATAAAGCTGAAGACAAGTATGAGCCACTTGGTCTTCAAATTCAGTCCATTCCCTTAGGAGTTGTACCTAGTAGCCAAGACATGAAACCATCAATAATGGAGACTGAATTTAAATTAGAAGATGGAATCAAGGTTGGTCCCAGTATCGAACACCAGTTCATTCCGAGCTTCATTGGGCGGTCTCCATTGCATAAAAACAGCATACAGGACAGAACTGCAACAGAGAACTTGTCTTCATTGAGGAATAACTGTGATGAAGATTTGTGTGTTTCACTGCAGCTGGGTGACAATGAAGCAAAGAGAAGGCGTTCTGAAGCCTCAACTAGTACTGAGGAACCTCAGTGA